The region CGCCCAGCACGGCCTCCACGGTGCCCACCGCGCCCGCGCCCACGCGCTCGACCAGGAACGCGAGCTGCTCGGGATATTGCTTGTATTGGTCCGCCACCAGCCGCGCGGCCAGCTCGGTCGTGCCGGCATCGAGCGTCGCGCCGCCCGCGGGCCGCAGCCACGCCAGCTCGCTGTAGCGGTCCTTGCAACCCGTGACGGTGCAGGCCTGATACGGCGCGCACGCGGGCGTGCAGGTGTCGGGCTTCTCCTCGGGAGGAGTCACGCCGTAGCAGAGGCCCACGTCGGTGTCGCACTTGAGCGCCGCCGAGGCACAGTCACTGTCCTGGGAGCAGGCATTCTGGGGCTTGCAGCCAGCCAGCGCCCCGAGCGCGAGCAGCACGCCAGCCCCGAGGAGATTGCGCAACATTCGTACCTCCCGACCACGGTCACGGCCCGGCCGTCGTGGATAGCACGGGCCCTGGGGAGGCGGAAGGCAACGCGCGAGGGAGCTACTCTCCCAGGTAGGCGCGCCGCACCTCGGCGCTGTCCAGCAATGCCTTGCCAGGACCGGCCATCACCACCTCGCCCGTCTCCAGCACGTAGCCGTAGTGCGCGGCGTTGAGCGCCAGATGCGCGTTCTGCTCCACCAGCAGCACGCTCACCCCCGCGGCGTTGACGTCGCGCAGGGTGCGGAAGATGGTCTCCGTCACCTGCGGCGCCAGCCCCAGCGAGGGCTCGTCGAGCAGCAGCAGCTTCGGGCGGCTGAGGAGCGCGCGCGCGATGGCCAGCATCTGCTGCTCGCCGCCGGACAGCGTCCCCGCCATCTGCCGCCGCCGCTCCTTGAGCACGGGGAAGAGCGTGAAGCCCTTCTCCATGTCCACCTGCACCTCGGCCGTGTCGGTGCGCAGGTAGGCGCCCAGCTCCAGGTTCTCCTGCACGGTGAGGTTGGGGAAGA is a window of Myxococcaceae bacterium JPH2 DNA encoding:
- a CDS encoding ABC transporter ATP-binding protein → MSEQVKTLGERRSFPGLLTVEGLKVQYGAIQALRGVSLQVGQGEVVALIGANGAGKTSTLRAVSGMLKPTAGRITLGSRDITGLKAHQMVPLGMAHAPEGRGIFPNLTVQENLELGAYLRTDTAEVQVDMEKGFTLFPVLKERRRQMAGTLSGGEQQMLAIARALLSRPKLLLLDEPSLGLAPQVTETIFRTLRDVNAAGVSVLLVEQNAHLALNAAHYGYVLETGEVVMAGPGKALLDSAEVRRAYLGE